The following coding sequences are from one Maniola jurtina chromosome 14, ilManJurt1.1, whole genome shotgun sequence window:
- the LOC123872103 gene encoding 28S ribosomal protein S33, mitochondrial — translation MATNFVKYSQLINNSTKYAQRMKRLSNRIFSEVAIPTNPKSMKVVKIFSARPLHTNEEIIHYYPRHVETGKLMMKLREYGLFRDEHQDFKEEMKRLRELRGKVKGWKRKMNLEEKQA, via the exons ATGGCAAcgaattttgtaaaatattcgCAACTTATAAACAACTCTACGAAATACGCACAGCGAATGAAAAGGTTATCCAACAGAATCTTCAGCGAAGTTGCGATTCCTACTAATCCTAAGTCAATGAAAGTTGTGAAGATCTTCTCAGCTAGACCGCTCCACACTAATGAAGAG atcaTCCACTACTACCCTCGGCATGTGGAGACAGGCAAGTTGATGATGAAACTGCGAGAGTATGGTCTGTTCCGAGATGAACATCAGGACTTCAAGGAGGAGATGAAGCGCCTCCGAGAGTTGAGAGGCAAAGTCAAAGGCTGGAAGAGAAAGATGAACTTGGAAGAAAAGCAAGCTTAG